In one window of Pseudooceanicola aestuarii DNA:
- a CDS encoding class I SAM-dependent methyltransferase, translating to MSEISQQIIPLYRRHGLDWNRLRSRALVERDWLAAFVAALPARAAVLDLGCGAGDPLARALLARGARVTGVDTSAPLLRLARQRMPAAHWHLGDMRRLAMGRRFHGILAWDSLFHLAPADQRRLMARIAAHAAPGAALMFTSGPRAGVALGRFRGAPLYHASLSPEETRRLLARHGFALLRHGEEDPACGGRTVWLARRVGPIAARQGPGARVPG from the coding sequence ATGTCCGAAATCTCGCAGCAGATCATCCCGCTATACCGTCGGCACGGGCTTGACTGGAACCGGCTGCGCAGCCGCGCGCTGGTCGAACGGGACTGGCTGGCGGCCTTCGTGGCCGCCCTGCCCGCGCGGGCGGCGGTGCTGGATCTGGGCTGTGGCGCGGGCGATCCGCTGGCGCGGGCGCTATTGGCGCGGGGCGCACGGGTCACCGGGGTAGACACGTCCGCCCCGCTGCTGCGCCTGGCGCGGCAACGGATGCCGGCTGCGCACTGGCACCTGGGGGACATGCGCCGGCTGGCCATGGGCCGGCGGTTTCACGGCATCCTGGCCTGGGACAGCCTGTTCCACCTGGCACCTGCCGATCAACGCCGGCTGATGGCGCGCATCGCGGCCCATGCCGCGCCCGGTGCGGCGCTGATGTTCACCTCTGGTCCGCGCGCGGGAGTGGCCCTTGGGCGGTTCCGGGGGGCGCCGCTGTACCATGCCAGCCTGTCCCCGGAGGAGACCCGCCGCCTGCTGGCCCGCCACGGTTTCGCCCTGCTGCGGCACGGGGAGGAAGACCCGGCCTGCGGCGGGCGCACCGTCTGGCTGGCGCGCCGCGTCGGCCCTATCGCGGCGCGGCAGGGGCCTGGCGCCCGCGTGCCAGGATGA
- a CDS encoding lysophospholipid acyltransferase family protein has translation MAAEDARPSRRVRLGEYALNLALRGLLLLALALPYRLRVRFMGGLVSRVVAPLAGWRRRIRNNLALVWPDLPEDEIRKLEQAVPDNAGRTLIEIYSGRQFRNRIRDLVPEGPGLAAVDTARAEGRAVLFVSGHFGNYDAFRAAMSLRYGEVGALYRPMNNRYFNRHYVDAMESVAEPMFARGRRGLAEMVRFMREGRAFAMLGDQHFASGAPLDFLGQPAMTALSAAEMALKYNALLVPIYGIRQPDGLTFRVLVEDPVTHSTAEEMTQALNNSLARMTEAHPEQWFWIHRRWK, from the coding sequence TTGGCCGCCGAAGATGCCCGCCCGTCCCGCCGCGTGCGGTTGGGTGAATACGCCCTGAACCTGGCCCTCCGCGGGCTGCTGCTGCTGGCGCTGGCGTTGCCCTACCGGCTGCGCGTGCGGTTCATGGGCGGGCTGGTGTCGCGCGTGGTGGCGCCGCTGGCGGGCTGGCGCCGCCGCATCCGCAACAACCTGGCGCTGGTCTGGCCCGACCTGCCCGAAGACGAGATCCGCAAGCTGGAGCAGGCCGTGCCCGACAATGCCGGCCGAACCCTGATCGAGATCTATTCCGGCCGCCAGTTCCGCAATCGCATCCGCGACCTGGTCCCGGAGGGCCCCGGCCTGGCCGCCGTTGATACCGCCCGCGCCGAAGGGCGCGCCGTGCTGTTCGTCTCGGGGCATTTCGGCAATTACGACGCCTTCCGTGCCGCGATGTCGCTGCGCTACGGCGAGGTTGGCGCGCTCTACCGGCCGATGAACAACCGTTATTTCAATCGCCACTACGTCGACGCGATGGAAAGCGTGGCGGAACCGATGTTCGCCCGTGGCCGCAGGGGGCTGGCCGAAATGGTACGGTTCATGCGCGAGGGGCGGGCCTTTGCCATGCTGGGGGATCAGCATTTCGCCTCCGGCGCGCCGCTGGATTTTCTGGGTCAGCCCGCGATGACAGCCCTGTCCGCGGCGGAAATGGCGTTGAAATACAACGCACTGCTTGTGCCGATCTACGGTATTCGCCAGCCCGACGGCCTGACTTTCCGCGTGCTGGTCGAAGACCCGGTGACCCACAGCACCGCCGAAGAGATGACCCAGGCGCTGAACAACAGCCTCGCCCGCATGACCGAAGCTCATCCCGAACAATGGTTCTGGATTCACCGCCGCTGGAAATAA
- the acnA gene encoding aconitate hydratase AcnA: protein MPIQVGQDTSRTRKTLTVGDQSVAYYSIPAAEAAGLGDFAKLPAALKVVLENMLRFEDGKTVSVEDIKAFSDWGKNGGKNPVEIAYRPARVLMQDFTGVPAVVDLAAMRDGIKALGGDAQKINPLNAVDLVIDHSVMIDEFGNPRAFQMNVDREYERNMERYQFLKWGQGAFENFRVVPPGTGICHQVNLEYLAQTVWTDTDQNGETVAYPDTLVGTDSHTTMVNGLAVLGWGVGGIEAEAAMLGQPISMLLPEVVGFELTGKMVEGTTGTDLVLKVVEMLREKGVVGKFVEFYGAGLDSLPLADRATIANMAPEYGATCGFFPIDGETLRYMEMSGRDKDRIALVEAYAKENGFWRDADYAPVYTDTLHLDMGTIVPAISGPKRPQDYIALTSASTEFAKFIKGLREGKDASANAEVRWEGEGGAPEPKDVPGDEGHHRKGWYKSDDNAYQLHDGSIVIASITSCTNTSNPYVMIGAGLVARKARALGLNRKPWVKTSLAPGSQVVSAYLEAAGLQEDLDAIGFNLVGYGCTTCIGNSGPLEAPISKAINDYDLVATSVLSGNRNFEGRISPDVRANYLASPPLVVAYALVGDMNVDIAKEPLGTDRDGNPVYLKDIWPSQAEIAELVEKTVTREAFQSKYADVFKGDEKWQEVETTDSEVYDWPAGSTYVQNPPYFQGMSPEAGTISDVKGARMLALLGDMVTTDHISPAGSFKESSPAGQYLRDHQVPVREFNSYGSRRGNHEVMMRGTFANIRIKNEMLDGVEGGYSKGPDGAQTSIYEAAMAWQDQGVPLVVVGGEQYGAGSSRDWAAKGTALLGVKAVIAENFERIHRSNLVGMGVIPFEFTDGATRKTLNLTGEEVFDITGLEGDLKPLSNVPCTITYSDGTKAEIELKCRIDTAIEKEYVENGGVLHYVLRNLAKAS from the coding sequence ATGCCCATTCAAGTCGGACAAGACACCAGCCGGACGCGCAAGACGCTGACGGTCGGCGATCAAAGCGTCGCCTATTACTCCATCCCCGCAGCCGAAGCGGCCGGGCTGGGCGATTTCGCCAAGCTGCCCGCCGCGCTGAAGGTGGTGCTGGAGAACATGCTTCGTTTTGAGGACGGCAAGACCGTCTCTGTCGAGGATATCAAGGCCTTTTCCGACTGGGGCAAGAACGGCGGCAAGAACCCCGTGGAGATTGCCTACCGCCCCGCCCGCGTCCTGATGCAGGATTTCACCGGCGTCCCGGCGGTGGTCGATCTGGCTGCCATGCGTGACGGGATCAAGGCCCTTGGCGGCGATGCGCAGAAGATCAACCCGCTGAACGCCGTCGACCTGGTCATCGACCATTCCGTCATGATCGACGAATTCGGCAATCCCCGCGCGTTCCAGATGAACGTGGACCGCGAATACGAACGCAACATGGAACGCTACCAGTTCCTGAAATGGGGCCAGGGCGCGTTCGAGAACTTCCGCGTCGTGCCCCCCGGCACCGGCATCTGCCACCAGGTGAACCTGGAATACCTGGCCCAGACCGTCTGGACCGATACCGACCAGAACGGTGAAACGGTGGCCTATCCCGACACTCTGGTGGGCACCGACAGCCACACCACCATGGTCAACGGCCTGGCCGTGCTGGGCTGGGGCGTCGGCGGGATCGAGGCCGAGGCGGCAATGCTGGGGCAACCGATCTCCATGCTGCTGCCCGAAGTCGTCGGCTTTGAGCTGACCGGCAAGATGGTCGAAGGCACCACCGGCACCGACCTGGTGCTGAAGGTTGTCGAAATGCTGCGCGAAAAGGGCGTTGTCGGCAAGTTCGTCGAATTCTACGGTGCCGGGCTGGACAGCCTGCCGCTGGCGGATCGCGCGACCATCGCCAACATGGCCCCTGAATACGGCGCCACCTGCGGCTTCTTCCCGATCGACGGCGAGACCCTGCGCTACATGGAGATGTCCGGCCGCGACAAGGACCGGATCGCGCTGGTCGAAGCCTATGCCAAGGAAAACGGCTTCTGGCGGGATGCGGATTACGCGCCGGTCTACACCGACACGCTGCACCTGGACATGGGCACCATCGTGCCCGCGATCTCCGGCCCGAAACGGCCGCAGGATTACATTGCACTGACCTCGGCATCCACAGAATTCGCCAAGTTCATTAAGGGCCTGCGCGAAGGCAAGGACGCATCGGCCAATGCCGAAGTCCGCTGGGAAGGGGAAGGCGGCGCGCCGGAGCCCAAGGACGTGCCGGGCGACGAGGGCCATCACCGCAAGGGCTGGTACAAGAGCGACGACAACGCCTATCAGCTGCATGACGGCTCCATCGTGATCGCGTCCATCACATCGTGCACCAACACGTCGAACCCCTACGTGATGATCGGCGCCGGCCTGGTCGCGCGCAAGGCCCGTGCCCTGGGCCTGAACCGCAAGCCCTGGGTGAAGACCTCCCTCGCGCCCGGCTCGCAGGTCGTGTCCGCCTATCTTGAGGCCGCGGGCCTGCAAGAGGACCTGGACGCCATCGGGTTCAACCTGGTCGGCTATGGCTGCACCACCTGCATCGGCAATTCCGGCCCGCTGGAGGCGCCGATTTCCAAGGCGATCAACGATTACGATCTGGTCGCGACCTCCGTCCTGTCAGGCAACCGCAACTTCGAGGGCCGGATCAGCCCGGACGTGCGCGCCAACTACCTGGCCTCCCCCCCGCTGGTGGTGGCCTATGCGCTGGTCGGTGACATGAATGTCGATATCGCCAAGGAGCCGCTGGGCACCGACCGCGACGGCAACCCCGTCTACCTCAAGGACATCTGGCCCAGCCAGGCGGAAATCGCCGAGCTGGTGGAAAAGACCGTCACGCGCGAAGCCTTCCAGTCCAAATATGCCGACGTTTTCAAGGGCGACGAGAAGTGGCAGGAGGTGGAGACCACCGACAGCGAGGTCTACGATTGGCCCGCCGGCTCCACCTATGTGCAGAACCCGCCTTATTTCCAGGGCATGTCCCCGGAGGCGGGCACCATCTCCGACGTCAAGGGCGCACGGATGCTGGCCCTGCTGGGCGACATGGTCACCACCGACCACATCTCCCCCGCCGGTTCGTTCAAGGAAAGCTCCCCCGCCGGGCAATACCTGCGCGATCACCAGGTTCCCGTGCGGGAGTTCAACTCCTACGGCTCCCGCCGTGGCAACCACGAGGTGATGATGCGCGGCACCTTCGCCAACATCCGCATCAAGAACGAGATGCTGGACGGGGTCGAAGGCGGCTATTCCAAGGGCCCGGATGGCGCGCAGACCTCGATCTACGAGGCCGCGATGGCCTGGCAGGATCAGGGTGTGCCGCTGGTCGTTGTCGGCGGTGAGCAATACGGCGCCGGCTCCTCCCGCGATTGGGCGGCGAAGGGTACCGCGCTGCTGGGCGTGAAGGCGGTGATCGCTGAGAACTTCGAACGGATCCACCGCTCCAACCTGGTTGGCATGGGCGTGATCCCCTTCGAATTCACCGATGGCGCGACCCGGAAGACGCTGAACCTGACAGGCGAAGAGGTCTTTGACATCACCGGGTTGGAGGGCGACCTTAAACCGCTGTCCAACGTGCCCTGCACCATCACCTATTCCGATGGCACCAAGGCGGAGATCGAGCTGAAGTGCCGGATCGATACGGCCATCGAAAAGGAATACGTCGAGAACGGCGGCGTCCTGCACTACGTGCTGCGCAACCTGGCCAAGGCGTCCTGA
- a CDS encoding AAA family ATPase, translated as MKFEGTKDYVATDDLTIAVNAAVTLERPLLVKGEPGTGKTELARQVAQALGLPMIEWNIKSTTKAQQGLYEYDAVSRLRDSQLGEERVHDVKNYIRKGKLWTAFEADQKVVLLIDEIDKADIEFPNDLLQELDRMDFHVYETGETIKARQRPIVIITSNNEKELPDAFLRRCFFHYIRFPDMDTMRKIVEVHHPGIKAELLTAALTQFFELRETNGLKKKPSTSEVLDWLKLLLAEDLSAEDLKRDGANALPKLHGALLKNEQDVHLFERLAFLARGQR; from the coding sequence ATGAAATTCGAAGGCACGAAGGATTATGTGGCCACCGACGATCTGACGATTGCCGTCAACGCGGCAGTGACGCTGGAACGGCCATTGCTGGTCAAGGGCGAGCCGGGCACTGGCAAGACCGAACTGGCCCGCCAGGTGGCCCAGGCCCTGGGCCTGCCGATGATCGAATGGAACATCAAATCCACCACCAAGGCCCAACAGGGTCTCTATGAGTACGACGCCGTCAGCCGCCTGCGCGACAGCCAGCTGGGCGAGGAACGCGTGCATGACGTCAAGAACTACATCCGCAAGGGCAAGCTGTGGACCGCGTTCGAGGCGGATCAGAAAGTCGTCCTGCTGATCGACGAGATCGACAAGGCCGATATCGAGTTTCCCAACGACCTGTTGCAGGAACTCGACCGGATGGATTTCCACGTCTACGAGACCGGAGAGACGATCAAGGCGCGCCAGCGGCCGATCGTGATCATCACCTCCAACAACGAGAAGGAGCTGCCGGACGCCTTCCTGCGGCGCTGCTTCTTCCATTACATCCGCTTTCCGGACATGGACACGATGCGAAAGATCGTCGAGGTTCACCACCCCGGCATCAAGGCAGAGCTGCTGACCGCCGCACTGACCCAGTTCTTCGAGCTGCGCGAAACCAACGGGCTGAAGAAGAAACCGTCGACCTCCGAAGTGCTCGACTGGTTGAAGCTGCTGCTGGCGGAGGATCTGAGCGCCGAGGATCTGAAACGCGACGGCGCCAATGCGCTGCCCAAGCTGCATGGCGCCCTGCTGAAGAACGAACAGGACGTGCACCTGTTCGAACGCCTGGCCTTTCTGGCACGCGGCCAACGCTGA
- a CDS encoding GNAT family N-acetyltransferase: MTSPVTIRPLEPRDRASWQTLWTAYLDFYKTSVPDQVYDVYFQRLLGDDPRDFNGLLAEVDGHPVGLTHYLFHRHGQRVEDVCYLQDLYADPSVRGQGIGRALIQAVYDRADAAGAPTVYWLTQQDNATARQLYDRIAGVTDFIKYQRISG, translated from the coding sequence ATGACCAGCCCCGTCACCATCCGCCCGCTGGAGCCGCGCGACCGCGCCTCCTGGCAAACCCTCTGGACCGCATATCTGGACTTCTACAAGACTTCCGTCCCGGATCAGGTCTATGACGTCTATTTCCAGCGGCTTCTGGGAGACGATCCACGCGATTTCAACGGATTGCTGGCCGAAGTTGATGGACATCCCGTCGGGCTCACCCATTACCTGTTCCACCGCCATGGTCAGCGGGTCGAAGATGTCTGCTACCTTCAGGATCTCTATGCCGACCCGTCGGTTCGGGGTCAGGGTATCGGCCGGGCGTTGATCCAGGCGGTCTATGACCGCGCCGATGCCGCCGGGGCGCCGACCGTCTACTGGCTGACCCAACAGGACAACGCCACCGCGCGGCAATTGTACGACCGGATCGCCGGGGTGACGGATTTCATCAAGTATCAGCGGATCAGCGGGTGA
- a CDS encoding vWA domain-containing protein, with translation MFIPFFENLRSHAIPVSLREYLTFLEAMRADLVTYDPEAFYYLARAAMVKDERNLDKFDRAFAATFSGLEQINLDQVLEAVDLPQDWLQSMAEKHLSEEEKAEIEALGGFEKLMETLKKRLEEQKERHQGGSKWIGTGGTSPFGADGYNPEGVRIGQEKSRHQRAVKVWDKREFKNLDDTVELGTRNIKVALKRLRKWARDGAHDELDLDGTIRATAEHGYLDVQTRPERRNAVKVLLFFDIGGSMDPHIKVVEELFSAARTEFKHLEHFYFHNCLYEGVWKDNRRRWAEQTPTWEVLRTYGPDYKCIFVGDASMSPYEIAYPGGANEHWNEEPGQVWLQRARDQWKNHLWINPVPEKYWGYTQSIRMIRDVFEDRMVPMTLAGLEAGMRELTR, from the coding sequence ATGTTCATCCCCTTCTTCGAGAACCTGCGCAGCCATGCGATTCCCGTTTCCCTGCGGGAATACCTGACCTTTCTGGAAGCAATGCGCGCCGATCTGGTGACCTACGATCCAGAGGCGTTCTACTACCTGGCCCGCGCCGCCATGGTGAAGGACGAACGCAACCTCGACAAGTTCGACCGCGCCTTCGCCGCCACCTTCTCCGGGCTGGAACAGATCAATCTGGACCAGGTGCTGGAGGCGGTGGACCTGCCGCAGGACTGGCTGCAATCCATGGCCGAAAAGCACCTGAGCGAGGAAGAAAAGGCGGAGATCGAGGCCCTGGGCGGTTTCGAGAAGCTGATGGAGACGCTGAAGAAGCGGCTGGAAGAACAGAAGGAGCGTCACCAGGGCGGCAGCAAGTGGATCGGCACCGGCGGCACGTCTCCCTTTGGCGCCGATGGCTACAACCCCGAGGGCGTGCGCATCGGGCAGGAGAAATCCCGCCACCAGCGCGCCGTGAAGGTCTGGGACAAGCGCGAGTTCAAGAACCTGGACGATACGGTCGAACTGGGCACCCGCAACATCAAGGTGGCCCTGAAACGGCTGCGAAAATGGGCCCGTGACGGGGCGCATGACGAACTGGACCTGGACGGCACCATCCGCGCCACCGCCGAACATGGCTATCTGGATGTCCAGACCCGGCCGGAACGGCGCAACGCGGTCAAGGTGCTGCTGTTCTTTGATATCGGCGGCTCCATGGATCCGCATATCAAGGTGGTGGAGGAATTGTTCTCCGCCGCCAGGACCGAGTTCAAGCATCTGGAGCATTTCTACTTCCACAATTGCCTTTATGAAGGCGTGTGGAAGGACAATCGCCGCCGCTGGGCTGAACAGACCCCTACCTGGGAGGTGCTGCGCACCTACGGCCCGGATTACAAGTGCATCTTCGTCGGCGACGCCTCCATGTCCCCTTACGAGATCGCCTATCCCGGCGGCGCGAACGAGCATTGGAACGAGGAACCGGGCCAGGTCTGGCTGCAACGCGCCCGCGACCAGTGGAAAAACCACCTGTGGATCAACCCGGTGCCGGAAAAATACTGGGGTTATACCCAGTCGATCCGCATGATCCGCGACGTGTTCGAGGATCGGATGGTGCCGATGACCCTGGCCGGACTGGAGGCCGGGATGCGCGAACTGACGCGCTGA
- a CDS encoding DMT family transporter — translation MDTQLAPARPDNLRGALWMIAAMAAFAVEDALLKGASRTIPVGQILAMFGLGGTLIFAAVMAATRQRFFPAEAFCRPMRLRVLFEITGRIFYLMAISLTPLSAATVILQATPIVVVAGAALVFGETVGWRRWTAICIGLLGVVVIVQPGTDGFSPLSLLAILGMLGFACRDLASRAAPAALGTALLGFYGFASYVLGGVGYAIWQGVPPVWPGGADLAALTGAVLAGTMAYACLMKAMRTGEISAVTPFRYTRLIFGILLGVQIFGETLTPAMLLGSGLIVLSGLFILARGRQAPAAPR, via the coding sequence ATGGACACGCAACTGGCCCCCGCCCGCCCGGACAACCTGCGCGGCGCGCTATGGATGATCGCCGCCATGGCGGCCTTCGCCGTCGAAGATGCGCTGTTGAAAGGCGCCTCCCGCACGATACCGGTGGGGCAGATCCTGGCGATGTTCGGGCTGGGGGGCACGCTGATCTTTGCCGCGGTGATGGCCGCGACGCGACAACGGTTCTTTCCGGCGGAGGCGTTTTGCCGGCCCATGCGTCTGCGTGTCCTGTTCGAGATCACGGGCCGGATCTTCTACCTCATGGCGATTTCGCTGACGCCTTTGTCGGCGGCGACGGTGATCCTTCAGGCGACGCCGATCGTGGTGGTCGCCGGCGCCGCCCTCGTCTTTGGGGAGACGGTGGGCTGGCGGCGTTGGACTGCGATCTGCATCGGGTTGCTGGGGGTCGTGGTGATCGTGCAGCCGGGGACCGACGGGTTTTCCCCCCTGTCGTTGTTGGCGATCCTGGGTATGTTGGGCTTCGCCTGCCGGGATCTGGCGAGCCGCGCGGCGCCGGCCGCGCTGGGGACGGCGCTGCTGGGGTTCTACGGCTTTGCCTCCTATGTCCTGGGCGGGGTCGGCTACGCGATCTGGCAGGGGGTGCCGCCGGTCTGGCCGGGGGGCGCCGACCTGGCGGCGCTGACCGGCGCGGTGCTGGCGGGGACAATGGCCTATGCCTGCCTGATGAAGGCGATGCGCACCGGTGAGATTTCTGCCGTGACGCCCTTCCGCTATACCAGGCTGATCTTCGGCATCCTGCTGGGCGTGCAGATCTTCGGCGAGACGCTGACCCCGGCGATGCTGCTGGGATCGGGGCTGATCGTGCTTTCGGGCCTGTTCATCCTGGCACGCGGGCGCCAGGCCCCTGCCGCGCCGCGATAG
- a CDS encoding DUF1223 domain-containing protein: MTAMMARLAAMAFAGMMGAMPLAAGERGPIVVELFTSQGCSSCPPADALLGELSDRGDVLPLALHVDYWDYLGWKDVFASPAYSKRQKNYARAAGRRMVYTPQMIIGGAGAVVGTHPMDVADLIRVEREREVNLSLKIAAAGQGTFRVALRNGGDTGPYVVQLVHFEPHELVEIRTGENAGEKIGYSNIVTHWQVLSHWDGAAPLELTVSPAQDRPGAVLVQREGPGVIEAAARLP; the protein is encoded by the coding sequence ATGACGGCAATGATGGCGCGACTGGCCGCGATGGCGTTTGCAGGAATGATGGGCGCCATGCCACTGGCCGCCGGGGAGCGGGGGCCGATCGTGGTGGAATTGTTCACCTCGCAGGGGTGTTCCAGCTGCCCGCCGGCCGACGCCCTGCTGGGCGAATTGTCGGATCGCGGCGATGTCCTGCCGCTGGCGCTGCATGTGGATTACTGGGACTACCTGGGATGGAAGGATGTCTTTGCCTCTCCCGCCTATTCCAAGCGCCAGAAAAACTACGCCCGTGCCGCCGGCCGACGCATGGTTTACACGCCGCAGATGATCATTGGCGGGGCAGGGGCCGTGGTCGGCACCCATCCGATGGATGTCGCCGACCTGATCCGGGTCGAGCGGGAGCGGGAGGTGAACCTGTCGCTGAAGATCGCCGCCGCCGGGCAGGGAACGTTCCGCGTGGCGTTGCGCAATGGCGGCGATACCGGGCCCTATGTCGTGCAGTTGGTGCATTTCGAACCGCATGAGCTGGTGGAGATCCGTACCGGCGAGAATGCGGGAGAAAAGATCGGCTATTCCAACATCGTGACCCATTGGCAGGTGCTGAGCCATTGGGATGGGGCCGCCCCGCTGGAGCTGACCGTCTCTCCCGCGCAGGACCGCCCCGGCGCGGTGCTGGTGCAGCGCGAAGGCCCCGGCGTGATCGAGGCGGCGGCGCGCCTGCCCTGA
- a CDS encoding DMT family transporter has translation MGPNARAIGMMLVAIFFFTTMDATAKAVAERSNTYMALWARYAGQAVLVLVLIAPRLRATMRTNFPVLQAARSVVLLGATAFFFFGIAHIGLAEATAIMDVNPVLITLGAALFLGEAIGIRRILAIGVALIGALIVIRPGTDVFSLAALLPVGAACCYATYAIITRYIGNRESPWTSLFYGAVLGALAMSVLVPFHWQTPDLLTALMMLLLAGAGTLGQLFLIRAFSSGEAAMLAPFAYVGLVFATFWGIVLFQEYPDRWTVLGALIIVGSGVYVWHREVRAARAPDTARAKLPPEGV, from the coding sequence ATGGGACCGAATGCCCGCGCCATCGGAATGATGCTTGTCGCCATCTTCTTCTTCACCACCATGGATGCGACGGCCAAGGCCGTGGCGGAGCGCAGCAATACCTACATGGCGCTGTGGGCACGCTATGCCGGACAGGCGGTTCTGGTTCTGGTGCTGATCGCCCCCCGCCTGCGGGCGACCATGCGCACCAACTTCCCCGTGCTTCAGGCCGCGCGCTCGGTGGTTCTGCTGGGAGCGACCGCTTTCTTCTTCTTCGGCATCGCCCATATCGGCCTGGCAGAGGCGACGGCGATCATGGATGTGAACCCGGTGCTGATCACCCTGGGCGCCGCGCTGTTTCTGGGCGAGGCGATCGGCATCCGCCGCATCCTGGCCATCGGCGTCGCACTGATCGGCGCGTTGATCGTGATCCGTCCGGGAACGGACGTTTTCTCCCTGGCGGCGCTGCTGCCGGTGGGGGCGGCCTGTTGCTACGCCACATATGCGATCATCACCCGGTACATCGGCAATCGGGAAAGCCCGTGGACCTCGCTGTTCTACGGTGCCGTGCTGGGGGCCTTGGCGATGTCGGTGCTGGTGCCGTTCCACTGGCAGACGCCGGACCTGCTGACCGCGCTGATGATGCTGCTACTGGCCGGGGCGGGCACGCTGGGGCAATTGTTCCTGATCCGGGCGTTCTCCTCGGGAGAGGCGGCGATGCTGGCGCCCTTTGCCTATGTCGGGCTGGTCTTCGCGACGTTCTGGGGTATCGTCCTGTTCCAGGAATATCCCGACCGCTGGACCGTGCTGGGGGCGCTGATCATCGTTGGCTCGGGCGTCTATGTCTGGCACCGTGAGGTTCGCGCCGCCCGCGCGCCGGATACCGCGCGCGCCAAACTGCCGCCAGAGGGGGTTTGA
- a CDS encoding DUF2927 domain-containing protein — protein MTSRPRPGAARLLAVLGLALLAACAPGPQGGSIATRAARPAAVSDLPPMKVFAQARPAPVTRSNSALARDFLDLSFALESGRALETFTRFEGPIRIAVTGRATQGMLRDLDLLITRIAEEAGIDIARTDDRARANIVIEGVTSGDIRRELPQAACFVVPNITRLSEFRRAGRSAASDWAQLTVRDRLAIFVPNDVSPQEMRDCLHEELAQAIGPLNDLYRLDDSVFNDDNMHAVLTGFDMLMLRVTYAPELRTGMSRAEVAARLPAILARINPRGSAGIDRRLTATPRPWIDAIQQALGPGAETRARGQAAARAVQIARNQGWRDHRMAFSLYIYARLTQARDPLRAYDHLISARRIYAADPRTTIHEAYVTAQLAAHEIARGAGARALALLDPMIPRAEAHENASLLSSLMMLRAEALDLTGRDTEARAVRLDSIGWARYGFGPDWAVRAKLREVAALNPAKGRS, from the coding sequence GTGACATCGCGCCCCCGCCCCGGCGCCGCGCGATTGCTGGCCGTGCTGGGCCTGGCCCTGCTGGCCGCCTGTGCGCCCGGCCCGCAAGGCGGGTCCATCGCCACGCGCGCCGCGCGCCCGGCTGCCGTCTCGGACCTGCCTCCGATGAAGGTCTTTGCCCAGGCCCGTCCGGCTCCCGTCACGCGGTCCAACAGCGCGCTGGCGCGCGATTTCCTCGACCTCAGCTTCGCGCTGGAATCGGGCCGTGCGCTGGAGACCTTCACCCGGTTCGAAGGACCGATCCGCATTGCTGTCACCGGCCGCGCCACCCAGGGCATGCTGCGCGATCTGGACCTGCTGATCACCCGCATCGCGGAAGAGGCCGGGATCGACATCGCCCGCACCGATGACCGTGCCCGCGCCAATATCGTGATCGAAGGCGTGACCAGCGGCGACATCCGCCGCGAACTGCCGCAGGCCGCCTGTTTCGTCGTGCCCAACATCACGCGCCTGTCCGAATTCCGCCGCGCCGGGCGCAGCGCCGCCTCGGACTGGGCGCAGCTGACCGTTCGCGACCGGCTGGCGATCTTCGTGCCCAACGACGTCTCCCCGCAGGAGATGCGCGATTGCCTGCACGAGGAACTGGCCCAGGCGATCGGCCCGTTGAACGATCTCTACCGGCTGGACGACAGCGTGTTCAACGATGACAACATGCACGCGGTCCTGACCGGGTTCGACATGCTGATGCTGCGCGTCACCTATGCCCCCGAGCTGCGCACCGGCATGAGCCGCGCCGAGGTCGCCGCGCGGCTGCCGGCGATCCTGGCGCGGATCAATCCGCGCGGCAGCGCCGGCATCGACCGCAGGCTGACCGCGACGCCCCGCCCCTGGATCGACGCCATCCAACAGGCGCTTGGCCCTGGCGCGGAAACCCGCGCGCGTGGTCAGGCGGCGGCGCGCGCCGTGCAGATCGCGCGCAATCAGGGCTGGCGCGACCATCGCATGGCCTTTTCCCTCTATATCTACGCCCGGCTGACACAGGCCCGCGATCCGCTGCGGGCCTATGACCACCTGATATCGGCCCGGCGGATCTATGCCGCCGATCCGCGCACCACCATCCATGAGGCCTATGTTACCGCCCAGCTGGCCGCCCACGAAATCGCGCGCGGCGCGGGCGCGCGGGCGCTGGCGCTGCTGGACCCGATGATTCCGCGGGCGGAGGCGCATGAGAATGCCTCCCTCTTGTCGTCTCTGATGATGCTGCGCGCCGAGGCGTTGGATCTGACCGGCCGCGACACCGAGGCGCGGGCCGTGCGGCTGGACAGCATCGGATGGGCGCGATACGGCTTTGGCCCTGATTGGGCGGTGCGGGCCAAGCTGCGCGAGGTGGCGGCGCTCAACCCCGCAAAAGGCAGGAGTTAG